In Synechococcus sp. KORDI-52, one genomic interval encodes:
- the mraY gene encoding phospho-N-acetylmuramoyl-pentapeptide-transferase — MLVVLAASFAADKWIPNAQLSLPLLISTVCTATVAGLGIPLLRRLKMGQFIREEGPHAHRSKAGTPTMGGLLVVPVGVILGSLITRDAVASQQLLSLASLTLAFMLIGGVDDWSSLTKHTNTGLTARGKLMLQALAAVVFLTIAAWQGWISSSIALPFGLELPLGILIWPLGLFVVLAESNATNLTDGLDGLASGCGALVFTGLALQLMLRGNDGDPALAGFCMTMAGAWLGFLVHNRNPARAFMGDTGSLAMGAALSGVALLSNSLWPLLVMGGVFVAESLSVILQVWVFKATKGPEGRGRRVFRMAPLHHHFELGGADERSVVPAFWLVTAGLVLLGLVVHP; from the coding sequence ATGCTGGTGGTCCTGGCGGCCAGTTTTGCAGCAGACAAATGGATCCCCAACGCGCAGCTGAGCCTGCCGCTGTTGATTTCCACGGTCTGTACGGCAACTGTTGCAGGCCTGGGTATCCCACTTCTGCGTCGCTTGAAGATGGGACAGTTCATCCGCGAAGAAGGTCCTCACGCCCACCGGAGCAAAGCGGGAACGCCAACCATGGGGGGGCTTCTGGTGGTTCCGGTTGGAGTCATTCTCGGCAGCCTGATCACCAGGGACGCCGTGGCCTCACAACAGCTGCTCAGCCTGGCTTCGCTGACGTTGGCGTTCATGCTGATCGGCGGTGTGGATGATTGGAGCAGCCTGACCAAACACACCAACACAGGCCTGACGGCTCGAGGAAAATTGATGCTGCAAGCCCTTGCGGCCGTGGTTTTTCTGACCATCGCAGCCTGGCAGGGCTGGATCAGCAGCAGCATTGCCTTGCCGTTCGGACTTGAGCTACCGCTTGGGATCCTGATCTGGCCACTGGGACTGTTTGTCGTTCTGGCGGAAAGCAACGCCACCAACCTCACCGATGGCCTGGATGGTCTGGCCAGCGGCTGTGGAGCCTTGGTCTTTACAGGCCTGGCGCTTCAGCTGATGCTGCGAGGAAACGACGGGGATCCGGCCTTGGCTGGGTTCTGCATGACCATGGCCGGGGCGTGGCTTGGGTTTCTGGTCCACAACCGAAACCCGGCTCGAGCGTTCATGGGGGATACAGGATCGCTGGCGATGGGGGCAGCCCTCAGTGGTGTGGCGCTGTTGTCCAACAGCCTCTGGCCACTGCTGGTGATGGGCGGGGTTTTTGTGGCGGAATCCTTGTCCGTGATCCTTCAAGTGTGGGTGTTCAAGGCCACGAAAGGACCTGAGGGCCGAGGCCGACGGGTGTTCCGCATGGCGCCCCTCCATCACCATTTTGAGCTAGGAGGCGCCGATGAACGAAGCGTGGTGCCTGCGTTCTGGCTGGTTACGGCGGGGCTAGTGCTTCTGGGACTCGTGGTACATCCCTGA
- a CDS encoding DUF3134 domain-containing protein — protein sequence MSALVDLNALDSVNPSLTRYGRRDPAPVLPLREEPDLLSWLETSGRLVADEESGSPEVSTVEEEELSALMGEKEDYNKDDEQNEEQWED from the coding sequence ATGAGCGCTCTGGTTGATTTAAACGCCCTGGACAGCGTCAACCCGTCCCTCACCCGCTACGGCCGTCGTGATCCAGCACCCGTGCTGCCCCTGCGCGAGGAGCCTGATCTCCTGTCGTGGCTGGAGACCAGCGGCCGTCTCGTGGCCGACGAAGAGTCGGGTTCACCCGAAGTGAGCACCGTCGAAGAGGAAGAACTTTCAGCGCTCATGGGCGAGAAAGAGGACTACAACAAAGACGACGAACAGAATGAGGAGCAGTGGGAGGACTGA
- a CDS encoding argininosuccinate synthase, with product MGRAKKVVLAYSGGVDTSVCIPYLKQEWGVEDVITFAADLGQGDELEPIRQKALDAGASQSLVGDLIEPFIKDFAFPAIRANALYEGRYPLSTALARPLIAKRLVEVAREVGADAVAHGCTGKGNDQVRFDVAIAALAPDLKVLTPAREWGMSREETISYGERFGLPAPVSKKSPYSIDLNLLGRSIEAGPLEDPMVAPPEEVFAMTRSVEAAPDAYEEIEIAFESGNPVAINGQQLDPVALIREANRLAGTHGIGRLDMIENRVVGIKSREIYETPGLLLLIQAHQELESLTLAADVLRSKRQLEMQWADLVYQGLWFGPLKDALDGFMDRTQTTVNGVVRLRLHKGTATVTGRGSADSSLYVPEMASYGSEDQFDHRAAEGFIYVWGLPTRLWSASHRRSS from the coding sequence ATGGGCCGCGCCAAGAAGGTGGTACTCGCCTATTCCGGGGGAGTGGATACCAGTGTCTGCATCCCGTACCTCAAGCAGGAATGGGGTGTGGAGGACGTGATCACATTTGCCGCCGACCTCGGACAGGGCGACGAGCTTGAACCGATTCGACAGAAGGCGCTGGATGCCGGTGCCAGTCAGTCGCTGGTGGGCGATCTGATCGAACCGTTCATCAAGGATTTCGCTTTTCCGGCGATTCGTGCCAACGCTCTCTACGAAGGCCGTTACCCCCTCTCCACGGCCCTGGCGAGGCCTCTGATCGCCAAGCGCCTGGTGGAAGTGGCTCGGGAGGTGGGTGCCGATGCTGTTGCCCATGGATGCACAGGCAAGGGCAACGACCAAGTGCGTTTCGATGTGGCCATCGCTGCACTGGCCCCGGATCTCAAGGTCCTCACCCCAGCCCGTGAGTGGGGCATGAGCCGTGAGGAGACCATTTCCTACGGCGAACGCTTTGGTCTTCCTGCTCCGGTGAGCAAGAAGTCGCCCTATTCGATCGACCTCAATTTGCTGGGCCGCAGCATCGAGGCGGGACCCCTTGAGGATCCGATGGTGGCTCCGCCGGAAGAGGTGTTTGCGATGACGCGATCGGTGGAGGCGGCTCCCGACGCTTATGAAGAGATCGAGATTGCTTTTGAATCCGGCAATCCTGTGGCGATCAATGGTCAGCAGCTGGACCCTGTGGCGTTGATTCGTGAAGCCAACCGTCTGGCGGGTACCCATGGCATTGGTCGCCTTGACATGATCGAGAACCGGGTGGTGGGCATCAAATCCCGGGAGATCTACGAAACGCCGGGGCTGTTGCTGCTGATCCAGGCCCACCAGGAACTGGAAAGTCTGACGTTGGCCGCCGATGTGCTGCGCAGCAAGCGGCAACTGGAAATGCAGTGGGCCGATCTTGTTTATCAGGGCCTTTGGTTCGGCCCCCTCAAGGATGCTCTTGACGGCTTCATGGACCGCACCCAGACCACTGTCAATGGTGTTGTCCGTCTCCGCTTGCACAAGGGAACGGCCACGGTCACCGGTCGAGGTTCAGCCGACAGCAGCCTCTACGTCCCTGAGATGGCGTCCTATGGCAGTGAGGATCAATTCGATCATCGTGCTGCCGAGGGCTTTATTTATGTCTGGGGTTTGCCCACCCGCCTCTGGTCAGCGTCACATCGCCGTTCAAGCTGA
- the rpsF gene encoding 30S ribosomal protein S6, with translation MTLDPYYETMYILRPDIPEEEVESHLTKYRDMLVEAGADVLDNQMRGKRRLAYPIAKHKEGGIYVQLSHNGDGQHVAVLEKAMRLSEDVIRYLTVKQEGPLPAPRVMPGSEAAQQQQAEAAASAD, from the coding sequence ATGACGCTCGATCCGTACTACGAAACCATGTACATCCTCCGTCCGGATATTCCGGAGGAGGAAGTCGAAAGCCATCTCACCAAGTACCGCGACATGCTCGTGGAAGCTGGTGCCGATGTGCTGGACAACCAGATGCGCGGCAAGCGCCGTCTCGCCTATCCAATCGCCAAGCACAAGGAAGGAGGCATCTACGTGCAACTGAGCCACAACGGCGATGGCCAGCACGTTGCGGTGCTCGAGAAAGCCATGCGCCTCAGTGAGGACGTGATCCGCTACCTGACGGTGAAACAGGAAGGCCCCCTTCCCGCACCTCGGGTGATGCCGGGCAGCGAAGCTGCTCAACAGCAACAAGCCGAAGCCGCTGCATCAGCTGACTGA
- a CDS encoding Tic20 family protein — translation MRPKVPTIPSPTVQIPLWQRLVAPLVYLLPWSDAIPFGLGADGVFNQIPLLRLLIVPAVPLIQLNRGVPFGGLLLFFVLFLAVVRNPNVPYFLRFNTLQALLTDIVIVVLSFAFGILLQPVAGGSLLLSTLSSTIVVAVLAILLFALVECWRGREPDLPGISQAVRMQLY, via the coding sequence TTGCGACCTAAGGTCCCAACAATCCCTAGCCCCACCGTGCAGATTCCTCTTTGGCAGCGGCTGGTCGCACCGCTGGTTTACCTGCTCCCCTGGAGTGACGCAATTCCCTTCGGCCTCGGGGCTGACGGTGTGTTCAACCAGATCCCGTTGCTCAGGCTGCTGATCGTTCCCGCCGTGCCGCTGATCCAACTGAATCGGGGAGTTCCGTTCGGTGGGTTGTTGCTGTTCTTTGTGCTGTTTCTGGCGGTTGTTCGCAACCCAAATGTTCCCTACTTCCTGCGGTTCAACACCCTGCAGGCCCTTCTCACCGACATTGTGATCGTGGTGTTGAGCTTTGCCTTTGGAATCCTGCTCCAACCGGTTGCCGGCGGCAGCCTGCTGCTGAGCACCCTCTCAAGCACGATTGTGGTGGCGGTGCTGGCCATTCTTCTGTTCGCCCTGGTGGAGTGCTGGCGCGGGCGCGAACCGGATCTTCCCGGCATCAGCCAGGCCGTACGCATGCAGCTTTACTGA
- a CDS encoding shikimate dehydrogenase, producing the protein MINGGTSLVGLLGHPVRHSLSPVMQNAALTSMGLNWRYLALPCESESLDQVLKGLRAVGCQGLNVTIPHKQTIAGLCEELSALAQRLGAVNTLIPGEGGGWFGTNTDVEGFLAPLGVKELWGGRHAVVIGCGGSARAVVAGLQTLDLSSITVVGRRSETLQAFIAALQQDKAPLTPCLDNAAQLNDAIAQAALVVNTTPVGMAQHGDPEAMPLGAEIWSRLSSEAVLYDLIYTPRPTSWLTAGQQRGQRCIDGLEMLVHQGAASLRLWSGQNDVPVETMRSAAATALAT; encoded by the coding sequence ATGATCAACGGCGGCACCAGCCTTGTGGGCCTGCTTGGCCATCCGGTACGGCACTCGCTGTCGCCGGTGATGCAGAACGCAGCCCTCACATCGATGGGGCTCAACTGGCGCTACCTGGCCCTGCCCTGCGAAAGCGAAAGTCTTGATCAGGTGTTGAAGGGTCTCAGGGCTGTTGGCTGCCAAGGCCTCAATGTCACCATCCCCCACAAGCAAACCATCGCGGGTCTCTGCGAGGAACTGAGCGCGCTGGCACAACGTCTCGGCGCCGTCAACACCCTGATTCCAGGAGAGGGCGGTGGCTGGTTCGGCACCAACACAGACGTGGAGGGCTTTCTCGCACCCCTCGGTGTCAAGGAACTCTGGGGTGGACGCCATGCCGTGGTGATCGGCTGCGGCGGATCGGCGCGGGCGGTGGTGGCCGGCCTGCAGACCCTGGACCTCAGCAGCATCACCGTTGTGGGACGCCGAAGCGAGACACTGCAAGCCTTCATCGCTGCTCTGCAGCAGGACAAGGCCCCCCTGACGCCCTGTCTCGACAACGCAGCTCAGCTCAATGACGCCATCGCTCAAGCGGCTCTCGTGGTGAACACCACCCCGGTGGGCATGGCCCAGCACGGTGACCCCGAGGCGATGCCACTGGGGGCCGAAATCTGGTCCAGGCTGAGCTCCGAAGCGGTTCTCTACGACCTGATCTACACACCAAGGCCCACCAGCTGGCTCACCGCTGGGCAACAACGGGGCCAGCGGTGCATCGATGGCCTCGAGATGCTGGTGCACCAGGGCGCTGCCTCGCTGCGGCTCTGGAGTGGTCAAAACGACGTTCCTGTCGAGACGATGCGAAGCGCCGCCGCGACTGCTCTTGCGACCTAA
- the dnaK gene encoding molecular chaperone DnaK, which translates to MGKVVGIDLGTTNSCVSVMEGGKPTVIANAEGFRTTPSVVAYTKNQDQLVGQIAKRQAVMNPDNTFYSVKRFIGRRVDEVNEESKEVSYGVEKAGSNVKVKCPVLEKQFAPEEVSAQVLRKLAEDAGKYLGETVSQAVITVPAYFNDSQRQATKDAGKIAGLEVLRIINEPTAAALAYGLDKKSNERILVFDLGGGTFDVSVLEVGDGVFEVLSTAGDTHLGGDDFDKVIVDHLAETFKSNEGIDLRQDKQALQRLTEAAEKAKVELSNATQSEINLPFITATPEGPKHLDLTLTRAKFEELASKLIDRCAMPVEQALKDAKLSSGELDEIVMVGGSTRIPAVLELVKRITGKDPNQTVNPDEVVAVGAAIQGGVLAGEVKDILLLDVTPLSLGVETLGGVMTKMITRNTTVPTKKTETYSTAVDGQTNVEIHVLQGEREMASDNKSLGTFRLDGIPPAPRGVPQIEVIFDIDANGILSVTAKDKGSGKEQSISITGASTLSDSEVDKMVKDAEANASADKEKREKIDLKNQAETLVYQAEKQMGELGDKVDADAKAKLEEKRLKLKEATEKDDYDAMKTLLEELQQELYTVGASVYQQDGAAAGAGAPGADAGAGANPGGGDASDDVIDAEFTETK; encoded by the coding sequence ATGGGCAAGGTTGTCGGCATTGACCTTGGCACCACGAACAGCTGTGTTTCCGTGATGGAGGGCGGCAAGCCCACCGTGATCGCGAACGCCGAGGGTTTCCGCACGACGCCCTCCGTGGTTGCTTACACCAAGAATCAAGACCAGCTGGTGGGGCAGATCGCCAAACGCCAGGCGGTGATGAACCCGGACAACACTTTTTATTCGGTCAAGCGTTTCATCGGTCGTCGGGTTGATGAGGTGAATGAGGAGTCGAAGGAGGTGAGCTACGGCGTTGAGAAGGCCGGCTCCAACGTGAAGGTGAAGTGCCCGGTTCTCGAAAAGCAATTCGCGCCTGAAGAGGTTTCCGCCCAGGTGCTGCGCAAGTTGGCCGAGGATGCTGGTAAGTACCTCGGTGAAACCGTCAGCCAGGCGGTGATCACCGTTCCGGCCTACTTCAACGACTCCCAGCGCCAGGCCACCAAGGACGCCGGCAAGATCGCTGGTCTTGAGGTGCTGCGCATCATCAACGAGCCCACCGCTGCGGCTCTGGCCTATGGCCTCGACAAGAAGAGCAACGAGCGCATCCTGGTCTTCGACCTGGGCGGCGGCACCTTCGACGTCTCCGTCCTGGAAGTTGGCGACGGCGTGTTTGAGGTGTTGTCCACCGCTGGTGACACGCACCTCGGCGGTGACGACTTCGACAAGGTGATCGTTGATCACCTGGCCGAGACCTTTAAATCCAATGAAGGCATCGATCTGCGTCAGGACAAGCAGGCCCTGCAGCGCCTCACCGAAGCCGCTGAAAAAGCCAAGGTTGAACTGTCCAACGCCACCCAGAGCGAGATCAATCTGCCGTTCATCACGGCCACGCCTGAGGGTCCCAAGCACCTGGATCTCACCCTCACCCGCGCCAAATTCGAGGAACTGGCCTCGAAGCTGATCGACCGCTGCGCCATGCCTGTGGAGCAAGCGCTCAAGGACGCCAAGCTCTCCTCCGGCGAGCTGGACGAGATCGTGATGGTGGGTGGTTCCACCCGCATCCCGGCCGTGCTCGAACTGGTCAAGCGCATCACCGGCAAAGACCCCAACCAGACCGTGAACCCCGATGAGGTGGTCGCTGTTGGTGCTGCTATTCAGGGCGGTGTGCTGGCCGGCGAGGTGAAGGACATCCTTCTTCTCGACGTCACGCCCCTCTCACTGGGTGTGGAGACCCTCGGCGGTGTGATGACCAAGATGATCACCCGCAACACCACGGTTCCCACCAAGAAAACCGAGACCTACTCCACGGCTGTGGATGGTCAGACCAATGTGGAAATTCACGTGCTCCAGGGTGAGCGCGAGATGGCGTCCGACAACAAATCGCTTGGAACCTTCCGTCTCGATGGCATTCCTCCGGCTCCCCGGGGCGTGCCTCAGATCGAAGTGATCTTCGACATCGACGCCAACGGCATCCTCAGCGTCACCGCCAAGGACAAGGGCAGCGGCAAGGAGCAGTCCATCTCGATCACCGGTGCCTCGACCCTCTCGGATTCTGAGGTCGACAAGATGGTCAAGGACGCTGAGGCAAACGCCAGCGCTGACAAGGAGAAGCGCGAGAAGATCGACCTCAAGAACCAGGCCGAAACCCTCGTCTACCAGGCTGAAAAGCAGATGGGCGAACTGGGGGACAAGGTCGATGCTGACGCCAAGGCGAAGTTGGAGGAGAAGCGCCTCAAGCTCAAGGAAGCCACCGAGAAGGATGATTACGACGCCATGAAGACCCTGCTGGAGGAACTGCAGCAGGAGCTCTACACCGTGGGAGCCTCCGTCTACCAGCAGGACGGGGCTGCAGCAGGTGCTGGTGCGCCTGGTGCTGACGCCGGTGCTGGTGCCAACCCCGGTGGTGGCGATGCCAGTGACGACGTCATCGACGCGGAGTTCACCGAGACCAAGTGA
- a CDS encoding FAD-binding oxidoreductase, translating into MIGAGAIGLGTAWHLAQQGHAVSVYDPRLNQSVDRKGSANDLSGTSASLGVLMGHVFRRSSGRGWRLRRRSMELWPQWIETLQAHQPDLKLHPGLLQIAEDERAAERMESLAAQRVDLGLQMVTNANLAAVWPTASHGGLHSRHDGRVDPLLLQLALRQALTGQSVELNATAVIRLERNDNHWCVHRADGDSSDHNLVVLSTALNTDALLEPLGQARAMTPVLGQALSLELTTGPTTWSNWPSVLVDQGFNLIPTAPGQLLLGATVEPGDRASEDPLTLMRNLNERAPEWLRSATVVGHWSGLRARPVDRPAPLLEELEPGLILASGHYRNGVLLTPGTAEWVAAAAEQA; encoded by the coding sequence GTGATTGGTGCCGGGGCCATCGGCCTTGGCACCGCCTGGCATCTGGCCCAACAAGGGCATGCTGTTTCTGTTTACGACCCTCGCCTGAACCAGTCCGTTGATCGCAAGGGATCAGCAAATGATTTGAGTGGAACATCGGCATCCCTCGGGGTGCTGATGGGCCACGTGTTTCGTCGCAGCAGCGGGCGGGGCTGGAGGCTTCGCCGCCGGAGCATGGAGCTCTGGCCGCAATGGATCGAAACGCTGCAGGCTCACCAGCCTGACCTCAAGCTCCATCCAGGCCTGCTGCAAATCGCCGAGGACGAACGAGCGGCTGAGCGAATGGAGTCGCTGGCCGCCCAGCGCGTTGACCTGGGCCTTCAGATGGTCACCAACGCCAACTTGGCAGCGGTCTGGCCGACGGCCAGCCACGGCGGTCTCCACTCGCGCCACGACGGTCGCGTGGATCCACTGCTGCTGCAACTGGCCCTGCGACAGGCGTTGACAGGGCAAAGCGTGGAGCTGAATGCCACGGCAGTGATCCGCCTGGAGCGCAACGACAACCACTGGTGTGTGCATCGCGCCGATGGAGACAGCTCCGATCACAACCTTGTGGTGCTCTCCACAGCCCTGAACACAGACGCCTTGCTGGAACCGCTGGGCCAGGCCCGAGCGATGACACCGGTGTTGGGCCAGGCCCTGTCACTGGAACTGACAACGGGTCCGACAACGTGGAGCAACTGGCCCTCAGTGCTGGTGGATCAGGGCTTCAACCTGATTCCAACCGCACCCGGGCAGTTGCTGCTTGGGGCCACCGTGGAACCGGGCGATCGCGCTTCGGAGGATCCTCTGACCCTGATGCGCAACCTGAATGAGCGGGCACCGGAATGGCTGCGCTCAGCCACGGTGGTTGGCCATTGGAGTGGCCTGCGAGCTCGGCCCGTGGATCGCCCGGCCCCTCTGCTGGAGGAGCTGGAACCAGGGTTGATCCTTGCCAGTGGGCACTACCGCAACGGCGTTCTGCTCACGCCTGGCACCGCCGAGTGGGTCGCCGCTGCCGCTGAGCAGGCATAA
- the psbQ gene encoding photosystem II protein PsbQ: protein MLKALRRLAAFCLCITIGLGLVSPSHVQAAGVKAEDLSVIKRQASAFEATKSRLPELARLVSAKDWTFTRNLIHGPMQEVGREMLYINQRLDKSDRKKADKVARSLKEAMADLDEAARLQDFSRMQKSYSAVAAGFDAYSDLIPAEAFS from the coding sequence ATGCTGAAGGCTCTGAGACGCCTGGCTGCGTTCTGCCTCTGCATCACCATCGGCCTGGGCCTTGTTAGCCCAAGTCATGTTCAGGCGGCAGGCGTCAAAGCGGAAGACCTGTCTGTGATCAAACGTCAAGCTTCCGCCTTCGAGGCCACCAAGTCCCGCTTGCCGGAGCTGGCTCGGCTGGTGAGCGCCAAGGACTGGACCTTCACCCGCAACCTGATCCATGGGCCGATGCAGGAAGTGGGACGGGAAATGCTGTACATCAACCAGCGCCTCGACAAGAGCGACCGCAAGAAGGCCGACAAGGTTGCTCGCTCCTTGAAGGAAGCCATGGCCGATCTGGATGAAGCCGCACGCCTGCAAGATTTCAGCCGCATGCAGAAGTCGTACAGCGCGGTGGCAGCCGGATTTGACGCTTACAGCGATTTGATCCCTGCTGAGGCCTTCAGCTGA
- the purU gene encoding formyltetrahydrofolate deformylase, with protein MSDATVILQMICPDRPGLVSALAGWVAANGGSIRHADHHTDAGAGLFLSRIEWQLKGFGIPRDALPEAAQALGERLGGEVQLHFSDALPRVAIFASKQSHCLQDLLWRVQSGELPMQVPLVIANHPDLEPLCASFEIPFVCVPVRKDAKEEAEQHMLQLLEENAVELAVLAKYMQVLSADFLERFPQVINIHHSFLPAFKGAQPYHRAWDRGVKLIGATAHYVTEDLDDGPIIEQTTVPVSHRDEVEDLIRKGRDTERLALARALRLHLRRQVMVYRGRTAVFA; from the coding sequence GTGAGTGACGCAACGGTCATCCTTCAGATGATCTGCCCTGATCGCCCGGGCTTGGTCAGCGCATTGGCAGGTTGGGTGGCCGCCAATGGCGGGAGCATTCGCCATGCCGATCACCACACCGACGCCGGAGCGGGGCTGTTTCTCAGCCGTATCGAATGGCAGCTCAAGGGGTTCGGCATTCCCAGGGATGCCTTGCCTGAGGCCGCTCAGGCTCTGGGCGAGCGGCTTGGTGGTGAAGTGCAGCTTCATTTCTCAGATGCGCTCCCCCGTGTGGCGATCTTCGCCAGCAAGCAGAGCCACTGCCTGCAGGATCTGCTCTGGCGTGTTCAAAGTGGTGAGTTACCGATGCAGGTTCCCCTGGTCATCGCCAACCATCCGGACTTGGAACCGCTGTGTGCATCGTTCGAAATTCCCTTCGTTTGTGTGCCTGTCAGGAAAGACGCCAAGGAGGAAGCCGAGCAGCACATGTTGCAGCTGCTTGAGGAGAACGCCGTTGAACTCGCAGTTTTGGCCAAGTACATGCAAGTGCTCAGTGCTGATTTCCTCGAGCGATTTCCGCAGGTGATCAACATTCATCATTCCTTTCTGCCTGCGTTCAAGGGTGCTCAGCCTTATCACCGGGCCTGGGACCGTGGGGTCAAGCTCATCGGCGCCACAGCGCACTACGTGACTGAGGATCTGGATGACGGCCCGATCATTGAGCAAACCACGGTTCCCGTCAGCCACCGCGATGAGGTGGAGGATCTGATTCGCAAGGGTCGTGACACCGAACGTCTTGCTCTGGCCCGGGCTCTTCGCCTGCATCTGCGCCGTCAGGTGATGGTGTATCGCGGTCGTACAGCTGTTTTTGCATGA
- a CDS encoding O-antigen ligase, translating into MTSHRGHQAFQLGLFLLPSSALLSGICLLVACVRGSRGRDWPFWQDRWTQPFLVAALLMLVGALGAETGSLAWAGLANWLPLFWAFWAFQPYLASEQQRRQAAWMLVAGTLPVLLTGLGQMFLGWQGPWQLGGGAIIWFVAPGGQPQGRLSALFDYANIAGAWLGVVWPLMLAAVLRPDGWWRRGAALVLTLSTVLAIVLTQSRNAMGGLALAIPFVLGPMQWFWLLPLLVLLAAPFVFVVLPGVPSGLRQLAMALVPEPILERLLEQGGPTAWKHTRLGQWGYALELVASRPWLGWGAAAFSVLYPIYAAKRWHGHSHNLPLELAISHGLPVMMLIVGTVLLLLALALRRGMLQKAPMERAWWTATLVLVVMHATDLPFFDSRLNILGWTLLAGLAAFNQEVGPIPHPRPDRDGPAASSEPGAP; encoded by the coding sequence ATGACGTCTCATCGCGGTCATCAGGCATTCCAGCTCGGCCTGTTTCTGCTTCCCTCCAGTGCTCTTCTCTCGGGTATTTGCCTGTTGGTGGCCTGTGTCAGGGGTAGTCGGGGTCGGGATTGGCCTTTTTGGCAGGACCGCTGGACGCAGCCGTTCCTGGTCGCTGCCCTGTTGATGTTGGTGGGGGCGCTGGGGGCGGAAACGGGGTCTCTGGCCTGGGCAGGGTTGGCCAATTGGTTGCCGTTGTTCTGGGCTTTCTGGGCTTTTCAGCCCTATCTCGCCAGCGAACAGCAGCGCCGTCAGGCGGCTTGGATGCTGGTGGCCGGAACCTTGCCCGTGCTGCTCACTGGGCTGGGGCAAATGTTTCTGGGTTGGCAGGGGCCCTGGCAACTCGGAGGCGGCGCCATCATCTGGTTCGTCGCCCCGGGTGGCCAGCCTCAGGGTCGACTTTCAGCCCTGTTTGATTACGCCAACATCGCAGGTGCCTGGCTCGGGGTGGTTTGGCCCTTGATGCTGGCGGCTGTGCTGCGACCGGATGGTTGGTGGCGGCGTGGTGCTGCTCTGGTGCTCACGCTTTCAACGGTTCTGGCCATCGTGCTCACCCAGTCGCGCAATGCCATGGGAGGCCTTGCCCTGGCGATTCCCTTTGTCCTGGGGCCGATGCAGTGGTTCTGGTTGCTTCCCCTGCTGGTGCTGTTAGCCGCTCCGTTTGTGTTCGTGGTGCTGCCTGGTGTGCCTTCCGGATTGCGCCAACTGGCGATGGCTCTGGTGCCTGAGCCGATCCTTGAGCGGCTTCTGGAGCAGGGCGGGCCCACCGCCTGGAAACACACCCGCCTGGGGCAATGGGGGTATGCCTTGGAGTTGGTTGCGTCCCGTCCCTGGCTGGGCTGGGGGGCAGCTGCCTTCAGCGTGCTGTACCCGATCTATGCGGCCAAGCGTTGGCATGGCCATTCCCACAATCTCCCCCTGGAACTCGCGATCAGCCACGGCCTTCCGGTGATGATGTTGATTGTCGGAACGGTGCTGCTTCTGCTGGCGTTGGCCCTGCGTCGGGGAATGCTGCAGAAAGCGCCCATGGAGCGGGCCTGGTGGACTGCCACGCTTGTGTTGGTGGTGATGCATGCCACCGACCTGCCCTTTTTTGACAGTCGCCTCAACATTCTCGGTTGGACACTGTTGGCAGGTTTGGCCGCCTTCAACCAGGAGGTTGGGCCGATTCCACACCCAAGGCCTGATCGTGATGGTCCCGCAGCATCGTCGGAGCCAGGGGCCCCCTGA